One segment of Danio aesculapii chromosome 3, fDanAes4.1, whole genome shotgun sequence DNA contains the following:
- the zgc:193811 gene encoding uncharacterized protein zgc:193811 — MDSNKPKVHTSTAIGHVYWQLPPFSLKTCKNAPLPPVLQHQNRVPASAHFSLTSHTEHDRKPLNGLLYNEIHSKAPAHWTTHFLNELTQTLRDRPTVRVVSNHISEMQDRYRGQTAAYEPQAEHYSKMQALYRQLERAQALRQEPVQSTARTDFKHFHRSDLSPHPVLDAATINGTLTKSGAHSRLPAHKAPSTLSCQPRLPRLPLPLPHRGKTSLYMDSFAVPVPPPASQTAIVAQNGGNLQDGGRGLLQDILSVPKMYCTENQTYGNNKMSVV; from the exons ATGGATAGCAACAAACCAAAGGTTCACACTAGCACCGCCATTGGACACGTGTATTGGCAGCTACCCCCTTTCTCTTTAAAAACTTGCAAG AATGCTCCTCTTCCTCCAGTCCTCCAGCATCAGAACAGAGTCCCAGCCTCTGCTCACTTCTCTCTCACCTCGCACACAGAGCATGACAGAAAGCCACTAAATGGACTTCTGTACAATGAAATCCACTCTAAAGCCCCGGCACACTGGACCACACACTTCCTCAATGAACTGACCCAGACG CTTAGAGACCGTCCAACAGTGCGAGTGGTCTCAAACCACATCAGTGAAATGCAGGACAGATATAGAGGTCAAACTGCAGCATATGAACCTCAGGCTGAACATTATAGCAAGATGCAG GCATTGTACAGACAGCTGGAAAGAGCTCAGGCGCTGAGACAGGAACCAGTCCAGAGCACAGCCAGGACGGACTTCAAGCACTTTCACAG GTCAGATTTGTCTCCTCACCCTGTCCTGGATGCAGCTACCATTAATGGGACCCTTACCAAGAGTGGAGCTCATAGCCGCCTTCCTGCGCACAAAGCTCCATCCACTTTATCATGTCAACCCCGGCTGCCACGCCTACCTCTGCCTTTGCCCCACAGGGGTAAAACTAGTCTCTATATGGACAGTTTTGCTGTACCTGTGCCTCCGCCAGCATCTCAAACCGCTATTGTTGCACAAAATGGGGGGAATCTGCAAGATGGTGGCAGAGGTCTGTTACAGGACATTTTAAGTGTTCCTAAAATGTACTGTACTGAGAATCAAACATATGGAAACAATAAGATGTCAGTGGTATAA